In the genome of Danio rerio strain Tuebingen ecotype United States chromosome 23, GRCz12tu, whole genome shotgun sequence, one region contains:
- the emd gene encoding emerin (Emery-Dreifuss muscular dystrophy) isoform 1 (isoform 1 is encoded by transcript variant 1) has product MSSLSVKSDKEICQLLDEYGIKHGPIVESTRKLYEKKLNEAMAKKTKPSSPDKTYYREEQEEVEYVTYHQPQQQTRHEVYGDVTRRSKASDSDFAHDVGSKLSAYREDVDYTNEPVTRQSHSAYQSSSRPPSSKPVQSAESTKSAGVPAWLRILVFLIIAAFLYYVYTSMEPAEETPFKTIQ; this is encoded by the exons ATGTCGTCATTAAGTGTGAAATCGGATAAAGAGATCTGCCAGCTGCTGGATGAATATGGCATCAAACATGGACCCATAGTAG AATCCACAAGGAAGCTCtatgaaaaaaaactgaatgaggCCATGGCCAAAAAAACCAAGCCTTCCTCACCTGACAAAACATACTACAGAGAAGAAC AGGAAGAAGTGGAATATGTTACCTATCATCAGCCC CAGCAACAAACAAGACACGAAGTATATGGTGATGT CACAAGGAGATCAAAGGCCAGCGATTCAGATTTTGCCCACGA TGTGGGGTCAAAGTTGTCAGCCTACAGAGAAGATGTTGACTATACCAACga GCCTGTCACCCGCCAGTCTCACTCAGCCTATCAGAGCTCTTCTCGTCCACCAAGCTCTAAACCCGTCCAGAGTGCAGAGAGCACAAAGTCTGCAGGTGTGCCGGCGTGGCTGCGCATCCTGGTGTTTCTCATCATCGCTGCCTTTTTGTATTATGTATACACATCTATGGAGCCAGCAGAAGAGACGCCATTCAAAACCATTCAGTAG
- the emd gene encoding emerin (Emery-Dreifuss muscular dystrophy) isoform 2 (isoform 2 is encoded by transcript variant 2), with amino-acid sequence MSSLSVKSDKEICQLLDEYGIKHGPIVESTRKLYEKKLNEAMAKKTKPSSPDKTYYREEQEEVEYVTYHQPQQTRHEVYGDVTRRSKASDSDFAHDVGSKLSAYREDVDYTNEPVTRQSHSAYQSSSRPPSSKPVQSAESTKSAGVPAWLRILVFLIIAAFLYYVYTSMEPAEETPFKTIQ; translated from the exons ATGTCGTCATTAAGTGTGAAATCGGATAAAGAGATCTGCCAGCTGCTGGATGAATATGGCATCAAACATGGACCCATAGTAG AATCCACAAGGAAGCTCtatgaaaaaaaactgaatgaggCCATGGCCAAAAAAACCAAGCCTTCCTCACCTGACAAAACATACTACAGAGAAGAAC AGGAAGAAGTGGAATATGTTACCTATCATCAGCCC CAACAAACAAGACACGAAGTATATGGTGATGT CACAAGGAGATCAAAGGCCAGCGATTCAGATTTTGCCCACGA TGTGGGGTCAAAGTTGTCAGCCTACAGAGAAGATGTTGACTATACCAACga GCCTGTCACCCGCCAGTCTCACTCAGCCTATCAGAGCTCTTCTCGTCCACCAAGCTCTAAACCCGTCCAGAGTGCAGAGAGCACAAAGTCTGCAGGTGTGCCGGCGTGGCTGCGCATCCTGGTGTTTCTCATCATCGCTGCCTTTTTGTATTATGTATACACATCTATGGAGCCAGCAGAAGAGACGCCATTCAAAACCATTCAGTAG
- the emd gene encoding emerin (Emery-Dreifuss muscular dystrophy) isoform X2: MAKKTKPSSPDKTYYREEQEEVEYVTYHQPQQTRHEVYGDVTRRSKASDSDFAHDVGSKLSAYREDVDYTNEPVTRQSHSAYQSSSRPPSSKPVQSAESTKSAGVPAWLRILVFLIIAAFLYYVYTSMEPAEETPFKTIQ; this comes from the exons ATGGCCAAAAAAACCAAGCCTTCCTCACCTGACAAAACATACTACAGAGAAGAAC AGGAAGAAGTGGAATATGTTACCTATCATCAGCCC CAACAAACAAGACACGAAGTATATGGTGATGT CACAAGGAGATCAAAGGCCAGCGATTCAGATTTTGCCCACGA TGTGGGGTCAAAGTTGTCAGCCTACAGAGAAGATGTTGACTATACCAACga GCCTGTCACCCGCCAGTCTCACTCAGCCTATCAGAGCTCTTCTCGTCCACCAAGCTCTAAACCCGTCCAGAGTGCAGAGAGCACAAAGTCTGCAGGTGTGCCGGCGTGGCTGCGCATCCTGGTGTTTCTCATCATCGCTGCCTTTTTGTATTATGTATACACATCTATGGAGCCAGCAGAAGAGACGCCATTCAAAACCATTCAGTAG
- the emd gene encoding emerin (Emery-Dreifuss muscular dystrophy) isoform X1, with translation MAKKTKPSSPDKTYYREEQEEVEYVTYHQPQQQTRHEVYGDVTRRSKASDSDFAHDVGSKLSAYREDVDYTNEPVTRQSHSAYQSSSRPPSSKPVQSAESTKSAGVPAWLRILVFLIIAAFLYYVYTSMEPAEETPFKTIQ, from the exons ATGGCCAAAAAAACCAAGCCTTCCTCACCTGACAAAACATACTACAGAGAAGAAC AGGAAGAAGTGGAATATGTTACCTATCATCAGCCC CAGCAACAAACAAGACACGAAGTATATGGTGATGT CACAAGGAGATCAAAGGCCAGCGATTCAGATTTTGCCCACGA TGTGGGGTCAAAGTTGTCAGCCTACAGAGAAGATGTTGACTATACCAACga GCCTGTCACCCGCCAGTCTCACTCAGCCTATCAGAGCTCTTCTCGTCCACCAAGCTCTAAACCCGTCCAGAGTGCAGAGAGCACAAAGTCTGCAGGTGTGCCGGCGTGGCTGCGCATCCTGGTGTTTCTCATCATCGCTGCCTTTTTGTATTATGTATACACATCTATGGAGCCAGCAGAAGAGACGCCATTCAAAACCATTCAGTAG
- the emd gene encoding emerin (Emery-Dreifuss muscular dystrophy) isoform X3 produces MHLSVLICERGYYVCPAQTMSLSYDYSTRRSKASDSDFAHDVGSKLSAYREDVDYTNEPVTRQSHSAYQSSSRPPSSKPVQSAESTKSAGVPAWLRILVFLIIAAFLYYVYTSMEPAEETPFKTIQ; encoded by the exons atgcatctgagtgttctgatatgtgaaaggggctattatgtATGTCCTGCACAAACAATGTCCCTCTCCTATGATTACAGCACAAGGAGATCAAAGGCCAGCGATTCAGATTTTGCCCACGA TGTGGGGTCAAAGTTGTCAGCCTACAGAGAAGATGTTGACTATACCAACga GCCTGTCACCCGCCAGTCTCACTCAGCCTATCAGAGCTCTTCTCGTCCACCAAGCTCTAAACCCGTCCAGAGTGCAGAGAGCACAAAGTCTGCAGGTGTGCCGGCGTGGCTGCGCATCCTGGTGTTTCTCATCATCGCTGCCTTTTTGTATTATGTATACACATCTATGGAGCCAGCAGAAGAGACGCCATTCAAAACCATTCAGTAG
- the si:dkey-93l1.9 gene encoding uncharacterized protein isoform X1 gives MESQPHNQHGETPGAGSRAGVLNMNDYASKKSAAQSMLDVALLMANSSQLKTVLHSGAQHRFYTTLIALISISISLQLIVGLLLIFIVKSDLNDVKQQPRLNTMNNMATVFVFFTVLINIIITALGFEAGG, from the exons ATGGAGAGTCAACCACACAATCAACATGGAGAG ACTCCTGGGGCAGGAAGTAGAGCTGGTGTGTTAAACATGAATGATTACGCTAGTAAGAAGAGTGCAGCGCAGAGCATGCTGGATGTGGCTCTGCTGATGGCCAACTCGTCTCAGCTGAAGACGGTGCTTCATTCTGGAGCTCAGCATCGCTTCTACACTACTCTTATTGCTCTCATCTCAATCTCCATCTCACTGCAGCTGATTGTTGGACTCCTGCTCATCTTCATTG TGAAGTCCGACCTGAATGATGTGAAGCAGCAGCCGAGGTTGAACACGATGAACAATATGGCCACCGTTTTTGTGTTCTTTACTGTGCTTATCAATATCATCATCACAGCATTGGGATTTGAGGCCGGAGGATGA
- the si:dkey-93l1.9 gene encoding uncharacterized protein LOC562339, protein MNDYASKKSAAQSMLDVALLMANSSQLKTVLHSGAQHRFYTTLIALISISISLQLIVGLLLIFIVKSDLNDVKQQPRLNTMNNMATVFVFFTVLINIIITALGFEAGG, encoded by the exons ATGAATGATTACGCTAGTAAGAAGAGTGCAGCGCAGAGCATGCTGGATGTGGCTCTGCTGATGGCCAACTCGTCTCAGCTGAAGACGGTGCTTCATTCTGGAGCTCAGCATCGCTTCTACACTACTCTTATTGCTCTCATCTCAATCTCCATCTCACTGCAGCTGATTGTTGGACTCCTGCTCATCTTCATTG TGAAGTCCGACCTGAATGATGTGAAGCAGCAGCCGAGGTTGAACACGATGAACAATATGGCCACCGTTTTTGTGTTCTTTACTGTGCTTATCAATATCATCATCACAGCATTGGGATTTGAGGCCGGAGGATGA
- the haus7 gene encoding HAUS augmin-like complex subunit 7, giving the protein MAGISKEHQLSLRVYNTLQSLGCPLVDGLYLREADSVQELLCTPSFHRTDILKWICASICPSLKEKFSSIKSTPNEESIEELTRFGYEMMLCKANDKDLIKGLAPPLRQLVFLEQLLRVIQADSSLCSGQNSSSGDEGVKSNDLLEELISQDHLPDLYMLLDPACNPWPAHIREHLIRTHSAHNKINGNHSKFSDFVSRSDQDSRLVSHGEESLTEAMALLKSTQSTLDELHKECEFLQSHSSGSAVLSPCALKLAISDMSQLMTAFGHIYNTDFKGYCQRSPPTLSSEMTVFQSVHQLLHTCNTELEAVKQLSETSTSLTHTLQQLQTDRRYWSKGEKHTLPKQLEELKNRYMAFLSLHQS; this is encoded by the exons ATGGCGGGCATTTCGAAAGAACATCAGCTGTCTCTGCGAGTATACAACACTCTTCAG AGTTTGGGTTGTCCCCTGGTGGATGGACTGTACCTGAGGGAGGCAGATAGCGTTCAGGAGCTCCTCTGCACTCCGTCTTTTCACAGGACTGATATACTCAAGTGGATCTGCGCCAG CATCTGTCCATCCTTAAAGGAAAAGTTTTCCTCTATTAAATCAACTCCTAATGAAGAATCGATTGAAG AGCTCACAAGGTTTGGTTATGAGATGATGTTATGTAAAGCTAACGACAAGGATTTAATCAAG GGTCTTGCACCGCCTTTACGACAGCTGGTGTTTCTAGAGCAGCTTCTAAGGGTTATTCAAGCAGACTCCTCTCTGTGCTCTGG GCAGAACTCATCTTCTGGAGATGAAGGTGTAAAGAGCAATGATCTTCTTGAAGAACTGATCTCTCAGGATCATTTACCTGACCTCTACATGCTTCTGGATCCAGCCTGCAATCCATGGCCTGCACACATCCGTGAACATCTGATACGCACACATTCGGCTCACAACAAAATCAATGGGAACCACAGTAAATTCAGTGATTTCGTAAGCAG GAGTGATCAAGATTCCCGACTTGTAAGTCATGGAGAAGAAAGCTTGACGGAGGCCATGGCACTTCTGAAGTCTACTCAAAGCACATTAGATGAGCTCCATAAAGAG TGTGAGTTTCTGCAGTCACATTCTTCAGGTTCTGCAGTGTTGTCTCCTTGTGCACTGAAACTGGCAATCTCGGACATGTCTCAGCTCATGACGGCCTTCGGACACATCTATAACACTGATTTTAAGGGGTACTGCCAGCGATCCCCTCCAACCCTCAGTTCAGAGATGACTGTGTTTCAATCTGTACATCAGCTCCTGCACACATGTAATACG GAGCTGGAGGCTGTGAAGCAGCTTTCTGAAACTTCCAcgtctcttacacacacacttcaacaGCTGCAGACAGACAGACGCTACTGGTCTAAAGGAGAGAAGCACACACTGC cCAAGCAGTTGGAGGAGCTGAAGAACAGATACATGGCTTTTCTCTCCCTGCACCAGTCATAG
- the haus7 gene encoding HAUS augmin-like complex subunit 7 isoform X1, giving the protein MMLCKANDKDLIKGLAPPLRQLVFLEQLLRVIQADSSLCSGQNSSSGDEGVKSNDLLEELISQDHLPDLYMLLDPACNPWPAHIREHLIRTHSAHNKINGNHSKFSDFVSRSDQDSRLVSHGEESLTEAMALLKSTQSTLDELHKECEFLQSHSSGSAVLSPCALKLAISDMSQLMTAFGHIYNTDFKGYCQRSPPTLSSEMTVFQSVHQLLHTCNTELEAVKQLSETSTSLTHTLQQLQTDRRYWSKGEKHTLPKQLEELKNRYMAFLSLHQS; this is encoded by the exons ATGATGTTATGTAAAGCTAACGACAAGGATTTAATCAAG GGTCTTGCACCGCCTTTACGACAGCTGGTGTTTCTAGAGCAGCTTCTAAGGGTTATTCAAGCAGACTCCTCTCTGTGCTCTGG GCAGAACTCATCTTCTGGAGATGAAGGTGTAAAGAGCAATGATCTTCTTGAAGAACTGATCTCTCAGGATCATTTACCTGACCTCTACATGCTTCTGGATCCAGCCTGCAATCCATGGCCTGCACACATCCGTGAACATCTGATACGCACACATTCGGCTCACAACAAAATCAATGGGAACCACAGTAAATTCAGTGATTTCGTAAGCAG GAGTGATCAAGATTCCCGACTTGTAAGTCATGGAGAAGAAAGCTTGACGGAGGCCATGGCACTTCTGAAGTCTACTCAAAGCACATTAGATGAGCTCCATAAAGAG TGTGAGTTTCTGCAGTCACATTCTTCAGGTTCTGCAGTGTTGTCTCCTTGTGCACTGAAACTGGCAATCTCGGACATGTCTCAGCTCATGACGGCCTTCGGACACATCTATAACACTGATTTTAAGGGGTACTGCCAGCGATCCCCTCCAACCCTCAGTTCAGAGATGACTGTGTTTCAATCTGTACATCAGCTCCTGCACACATGTAATACG GAGCTGGAGGCTGTGAAGCAGCTTTCTGAAACTTCCAcgtctcttacacacacacttcaacaGCTGCAGACAGACAGACGCTACTGGTCTAAAGGAGAGAAGCACACACTGC cCAAGCAGTTGGAGGAGCTGAAGAACAGATACATGGCTTTTCTCTCCCTGCACCAGTCATAG